Proteins co-encoded in one Nonlabens agnitus genomic window:
- a CDS encoding ATP-dependent zinc protease family protein, which produces MYLSPLKTRAIKSNKIIIGRTDKADFPKLNFENIDIKIDTGAYTSSIHCKDIEENDGVLCAIFLDESHPQFHGQKIEFNDYQITTVRSSNGMLDQRYEVQSNIRLFNRLFKISLTLNNREEMRFPVLLGRKFLSKKFIVDPELQDISFLQTNHED; this is translated from the coding sequence TTGTACCTTTCGCCTTTAAAAACGAGGGCGATCAAAAGCAATAAAATTATCATAGGCCGCACCGATAAGGCTGATTTTCCAAAACTCAACTTTGAAAATATCGATATCAAGATCGATACTGGTGCCTACACATCCAGCATTCACTGCAAGGACATTGAAGAGAACGATGGCGTTTTGTGTGCCATATTTCTGGATGAATCCCATCCACAGTTTCACGGGCAAAAGATAGAGTTTAACGATTACCAGATCACTACGGTGCGCAGTAGCAATGGTATGCTGGACCAGCGCTATGAAGTGCAGTCCAACATCAGATTGTTCAACCGATTGTTCAAAATATCGCTCACGCTTAACAATAGGGAAGAAATGAGGTTTCCCGTACTGCTGGGTCGCAAGTTTTTATCCAAAAAATTTATAGTAGATCCTGAGCTGCAGGATATTTCATTTTTACAGACGAATCATGAAGATTGA
- a CDS encoding alpha/beta hydrolase, giving the protein MKLKSVYLIIYPMLSFLFLGMNSCAIKKHTDIDYGSRISGVKDHPHLNIFSSKNDTESLKPVLIFVYGGNWNSGRKGLYNYVGRNFAKQDMITVLPDYTKSPLVNVDQMTTQIATSIKWVRDNIAKYGGDPEKIYLTGHSAGGHLVALAAMNPKYGIEAGTIQGIILNDAAGLDMATYLANHPPTADDDYLTTWTSNPEFWKQVSPINFINEQTPRIKIYAGSNTYNSIISSNQRFLEKLKEHQPDASIEWLDKSHIPMVSQLFWPWNDRFKEVRDFMNE; this is encoded by the coding sequence ATGAAATTAAAATCAGTTTACCTTATCATTTATCCCATGCTATCTTTTCTATTTTTGGGCATGAATTCCTGTGCGATCAAAAAGCATACAGACATTGATTACGGCAGCCGCATTAGCGGTGTGAAAGACCATCCACATCTCAATATTTTCTCCAGTAAAAATGATACAGAGTCGCTCAAACCTGTCTTGATTTTTGTCTATGGTGGCAACTGGAATAGCGGTAGGAAAGGCTTGTATAATTATGTAGGTAGAAACTTTGCCAAACAGGATATGATCACGGTCCTACCAGATTATACAAAAAGTCCGCTAGTCAATGTGGATCAAATGACCACACAAATTGCAACAAGTATCAAATGGGTGCGCGATAATATTGCTAAGTACGGCGGCGATCCAGAAAAAATTTACCTCACGGGTCACAGTGCAGGTGGTCATCTGGTAGCGCTCGCCGCCATGAATCCCAAATACGGTATCGAGGCAGGCACGATCCAGGGCATCATTCTCAATGATGCTGCAGGACTTGACATGGCAACTTATCTTGCAAACCATCCACCAACGGCAGATGACGACTATCTCACGACTTGGACCAGCAATCCAGAGTTCTGGAAACAAGTGTCGCCCATCAATTTTATCAATGAGCAAACGCCTAGAATCAAGATCTACGCCGGCAGCAACACGTACAATTCCATCATCTCCAGTAACCAGCGATTTCTGGAAAAGTTGAAAGAGCATCAACCTGACGCCAGCATAGAATGGCTGGACAAATCCCACATTCCCATGGTGTCCCAACTGTTTTGGCCATGGAATGATAGGTTTAAAGAGGTGCGCGATTTCATGAATGAGTAA
- a CDS encoding YqjF family protein codes for MSFLTSTWSYLPFANYKVPPALLKPYLPKGTQLDLRGDLADISLVGLRFENTRILNLPVPFHINFSEINLRLYVKQTGTNRRGVVFIKEIVDKPLITLVANKLYNERYDTMPLDFQLEEDKEFHHVHYKWKPKDWQEMTVNYEPAALSIEDGSNEQFILERYFGYSSYDPQTTYEYEVRHASWKHYKVTDYQINVNFEQTYGKEFALLDTLEPDSVMMAHGSRISIENKRKL; via the coding sequence ATGTCATTTTTAACCTCAACCTGGAGCTATCTTCCTTTTGCAAATTATAAAGTGCCACCGGCACTTTTAAAGCCCTATCTACCCAAAGGCACTCAACTGGACCTGCGAGGCGATCTGGCAGATATTAGCCTGGTAGGCCTGCGTTTTGAAAACACGCGCATCCTTAATTTACCTGTTCCATTTCACATCAACTTTAGCGAGATTAACTTAAGATTATATGTGAAACAAACGGGAACCAACAGGCGAGGCGTGGTTTTCATTAAAGAAATTGTGGACAAACCTTTGATCACGCTAGTGGCCAACAAACTCTACAATGAACGCTATGACACCATGCCGCTGGACTTCCAGCTTGAAGAGGATAAAGAGTTTCATCACGTGCATTATAAATGGAAGCCCAAAGATTGGCAGGAAATGACCGTTAATTACGAGCCAGCTGCTCTTTCTATTGAAGACGGCAGTAATGAGCAATTTATCCTGGAACGATACTTCGGTTATTCATCTTATGATCCACAGACCACCTATGAATATGAGGTGCGACACGCCAGCTGGAAGCATTACAAAGTCACTGACTATCAGATCAACGTCAATTTTGAACAGACCTATGGTAAAGAGTTTGCCTTGCTGGACACTCTGGAACCCGATAGCGTGATGATGGCGCACGGCTCCAGAATCTCAATTGAAAACAAGAGGAAGCTGTAA